The Aphanothece sacrum FPU1 genome window below encodes:
- a CDS encoding glycosyltransferase family 39 protein produces MLKLQSSKKWVSQLSQVNELVLMCLWVFIGSILRFTNLTAKPPWTDEFATMVFSLGNNFTSVPLNQIISLDTLLQPLRCNPNANIGDVVTLLLREDNHPPLYFVLVHLWVNLFPHSGEYVDVWIMRSLPALFGVLSIPAVYFLGKIAFRSRLVGQISAALMAVSSYGIFLAQEARHYTLAMLFVIASLMCLVVALQHLYQQTIIPLWLIFVWIIINSLGLSVHYFFSLTLIAEAITLVILGYLKLKENQSGLLKRNLIRICLIILGTITTGILWMYLVIPQGYGNNMITWIHPLSHILYAISPPVQLLAVWVPMISLLPVESDSIPVVIISGLILLLFFIWFVPYIKRGIKQGMQLNQFRLPLLILITFIGGVISLFLFITYVIGQDLTRAARYSFTYFPAMMVVVGASLAILWSAIKAENTVLQQQKTLNPLILLRKLYDKLNSNGQLAFTAVWVMGLLGAITVTVNLGYQKYYRPEQFISVIKETASQPVLIATTHKSLVQTGEMMGIGLELHNKSELENISFLLVHQEQENTPEATETLKKTVKNMSHPLEVWTVNFIAPIDLNNCTLDNQNYPYIDGYGYKRYICN; encoded by the coding sequence GTGTTAAAACTTCAGTCGTCTAAAAAGTGGGTTAGTCAGTTATCTCAAGTCAATGAATTGGTACTTATGTGTTTATGGGTGTTTATTGGTAGTATTCTACGGTTTACTAATCTTACGGCTAAACCCCCTTGGACAGATGAATTTGCTACGATGGTATTTAGTTTAGGGAATAATTTTACCTCAGTTCCCCTAAATCAAATTATTTCTTTAGATACTCTTTTACAACCTCTGCGCTGTAACCCTAATGCAAATATAGGAGATGTTGTTACTTTATTATTACGAGAAGATAATCATCCACCCCTTTATTTTGTGTTAGTTCATTTATGGGTGAATTTATTTCCTCATTCGGGGGAATATGTAGATGTTTGGATCATGCGATCGCTGCCTGCTTTATTCGGAGTTTTATCCATTCCTGCTGTTTATTTTTTGGGTAAAATTGCTTTTCGTTCTCGTCTAGTCGGACAAATAAGTGCCGCTTTAATGGCTGTTTCTTCCTATGGTATTTTTTTAGCCCAAGAAGCGCGTCATTACACCTTAGCTATGTTATTTGTCATTGCTTCTTTAATGTGTTTAGTGGTTGCTCTTCAACATCTTTATCAACAAACAATTATCCCCTTATGGTTAATTTTTGTTTGGATAATAATTAATAGTTTAGGTTTGTCAGTTCATTACTTTTTTTCTTTAACTCTTATTGCTGAAGCTATTACATTAGTAATTTTAGGTTACTTAAAACTGAAAGAAAATCAGTCGGGTTTATTAAAACGTAATTTAATCCGTATTTGCTTAATAATTCTCGGAACAATAACTACAGGTATATTATGGATGTATTTAGTAATTCCTCAAGGATACGGTAATAATATGATTACTTGGATTCATCCTTTAAGTCATATTTTATATGCAATTAGTCCCCCAGTCCAATTATTAGCCGTCTGGGTTCCCATGATTTCTTTGTTACCTGTTGAATCTGATTCTATTCCCGTTGTCATTATTTCCGGATTAATTTTACTGTTATTTTTTATCTGGTTTGTTCCTTATATTAAAAGAGGAATTAAACAAGGAATGCAGTTAAATCAATTTCGTTTACCTTTGTTGATTTTGATAACTTTTATTGGTGGAGTAATCAGTTTATTTCTGTTTATTACTTATGTCATAGGACAAGATTTAACCCGCGCTGCTCGTTATAGTTTTACTTATTTCCCTGCTATGATGGTTGTAGTAGGAGCAAGTTTAGCTATTTTGTGGTCTGCAATTAAAGCAGAAAATACAGTTTTACAACAGCAAAAAACATTGAATCCTTTAATTTTGCTGCGAAAACTTTATGACAAATTAAACTCCAATGGTCAACTAGCTTTTACTGCTGTTTGGGTAATGGGATTGTTAGGAGCAATCACAGTTACTGTTAATTTAGGATATCAAAAATATTATCGTCCAGAACAATTTATTTCGGTGATTAAAGAAACAGCATCTCAACCTGTTTTAATTGCTACGACGCATAAAAGTTTAGTACAAACTGGAGAAATGATGGGAATAGGATTAGAATTACATAATAAATCTGAATTAGAAAATATTTCATTTTTATTAGTTCATCAAGAGCAAGAAAATACCCCAGAAGCAACAGAAACGCTCAAAAAAACAGTAAAAAATATGTCTCATCCTTTAGAAGTTTGGACAGTTAATTTTATCGCACCCATTGACTTAAATAATTGTACCCTTGATAATCAAAACTATCCCTATATTGATGGTTATGGATATAAAAGATATATCTGTAATTAA
- a CDS encoding type II toxin-antitoxin system RelE family toxin, translating into MQPKNRQRIFDELDKLLNNPTQVDFKSLKGRSGYRLRIGDYRILIEVNKEERLFIITEIGSRGDIYK; encoded by the coding sequence ATGCAACCTAAAAACCGTCAGCGCATTTTTGATGAGTTAGATAAGTTACTAAATAATCCAACTCAAGTAGACTTTAAATCCTTAAAAGGACGTAGTGGTTATCGATTAAGAATAGGGGATTATAGAATTTTAATTGAAGTTAACAAAGAAGAACGTCTTTTTATTATTACAGAGATTGGCTCTCGTGGTGATATTTATAAATGA